The Herbaspirillum sp. RTI4 genome has a segment encoding these proteins:
- a CDS encoding gluconate 2-dehydrogenase subunit 3 family protein: MKVIGISPHRRHFLRAAVTAAPAVVLIAAAGVGMATNTPPAGAFKPRYFSPAEWETLSALVDRLIPASDEGPGALEAGAHEFIDLQMNTPYAHGGLWYMQAPFVASAPEFGYQFHMTPRELYRSGLAGLDAAVQKQFSKTFAQLDAAQRDEVISALEKGTFNIGEVPPATFFGQVLQNTKEGYFCDPQHGGNKDMAAWKMIGFPGARADYMDWVEQYGKKYPLPPVSII; the protein is encoded by the coding sequence ATGAAAGTGATCGGCATTTCGCCTCACCGGCGTCATTTTTTGCGCGCGGCCGTCACGGCGGCACCTGCCGTAGTCCTGATTGCTGCTGCGGGTGTGGGGATGGCAACGAACACACCGCCGGCTGGCGCTTTCAAACCCCGCTATTTTTCGCCAGCCGAATGGGAAACCCTCTCTGCGCTGGTAGACCGGCTCATACCGGCCAGCGATGAGGGGCCGGGCGCGCTGGAAGCGGGCGCCCACGAGTTCATCGACCTGCAAATGAACACTCCTTATGCACATGGCGGCTTGTGGTATATGCAAGCCCCATTCGTTGCGTCGGCACCGGAATTCGGCTACCAGTTCCACATGACGCCGCGTGAACTCTATCGCAGCGGACTGGCAGGGCTCGACGCCGCCGTACAGAAACAATTCAGCAAAACTTTCGCTCAACTCGATGCGGCGCAGCGCGATGAGGTGATCTCGGCGCTGGAAAAAGGCACGTTCAACATCGGCGAGGTGCCACCAGCGACGTTTTTCGGCCAGGTGCTACAAAACACCAAAGAAGGGTATTTTTGCGATCCCCAACATGGCGGAAACAAGGACATGGCCGCCTGGAAAATGATTGGTTTCCCCGGTGCCCGTGCCGATTATATGGACTGGGTCGAGCAGTACGGCAAGAAGTATCCGCTGCCACCGGTTTCCATCATTTAA
- a CDS encoding phosphatidylglycerophosphatase A, whose product MKPASDQANSSDPHTLPEKRPRPNARFMRAHPAHWIAQGFGSGLSPIMPGTCGTLFGWLSFVVLSERWPQWFNASGWLIIIAVGFVVGIWACQRTGRALGVPDHGSMVWDEIIAIWLVLVVVMPASLMTQFWAFIVFRFFDMVKPPPIGYFDRHFKGGFGVMWDDILAAFYTLLCFALWHFFR is encoded by the coding sequence ATGAAACCAGCTTCGGACCAAGCAAACAGCAGCGATCCACACACTCTCCCGGAAAAACGCCCGCGTCCCAACGCCCGCTTCATGCGCGCCCATCCCGCCCACTGGATCGCACAGGGCTTCGGCAGTGGCTTGTCGCCCATCATGCCGGGAACCTGCGGCACGCTGTTCGGATGGCTGTCCTTCGTGGTGCTGAGCGAGCGCTGGCCACAATGGTTCAATGCCAGCGGCTGGCTGATCATCATTGCGGTGGGCTTTGTCGTCGGTATCTGGGCCTGCCAGCGGACCGGGCGCGCGCTCGGCGTGCCGGATCACGGCAGCATGGTGTGGGATGAAATTATTGCCATCTGGCTGGTACTGGTGGTCGTGATGCCCGCCTCGCTGATGACCCAATTCTGGGCGTTCATCGTGTTCCGGTTTTTCGACATGGTCAAACCGCCGCCGATCGGCTATTTCGATCGCCACTTCAAGGGCGGGTTTGGCGTCATGTGGGACGACATCCTGGCGGCCTTTTATACCTTGCTGTGCTTCGCTCTCTGGCATTTTTTCCGGTAG
- the thiL gene encoding thiamine-phosphate kinase gives MLSEFELIARFFHRAPAVGSRAALGIGDDCALFSPAPGMQLAVSSDMLVEGRHFFADADPALLGHKCLAVNLSDLAAMGAKPLAFTLALALPTADPLWLAPFSQGLLACADLYSCELIGGDTTQGPLNICITIFGEIPPAQALRRDAAQIGDDIWVSGTLGDARLALAGYRKEIPLDAATLATAAPRLHAPTPRVALGLALRGVAHAAIDLSDGLAGDLQHILDRSGTGACINADALPIGPMLRSQTVELQRRFALSGGDDYELCFTAAPARREQVLAAASGVGVTCIGKIEARSGLRIVDHAGLTLMLPITSFDHFQS, from the coding sequence ATGCTTTCTGAATTCGAACTCATCGCCCGTTTTTTTCACCGCGCCCCTGCTGTCGGCAGTCGCGCCGCGCTCGGCATCGGCGACGATTGCGCGCTGTTTTCACCCGCGCCCGGCATGCAACTGGCGGTATCGTCGGACATGCTGGTGGAAGGCCGTCATTTCTTTGCCGATGCCGATCCGGCTCTGCTGGGCCACAAGTGTCTGGCAGTGAACCTGTCGGATTTAGCGGCAATGGGGGCCAAGCCGCTGGCATTCACGCTGGCACTCGCCTTACCGACAGCCGACCCGCTCTGGCTTGCCCCTTTCTCACAAGGCCTGCTGGCCTGCGCCGATCTGTACAGCTGTGAGCTGATAGGCGGAGATACGACCCAAGGCCCGCTCAACATCTGCATCACTATCTTCGGCGAAATTCCTCCGGCGCAAGCCCTGCGGCGCGATGCCGCCCAAATCGGTGATGACATCTGGGTGTCCGGCACACTGGGCGATGCGCGACTGGCACTGGCCGGCTACCGCAAGGAAATCCCACTTGATGCCGCCACTCTCGCCACCGCCGCCCCGCGTCTGCATGCCCCTACGCCGCGCGTCGCACTCGGCCTGGCCTTGCGCGGCGTCGCCCATGCCGCTATCGATTTATCGGACGGGCTGGCCGGCGATTTGCAACATATCCTTGACCGCTCAGGCACCGGTGCCTGCATCAATGCCGATGCCTTGCCGATAGGCCCGATGCTGCGCAGCCAAACGGTGGAACTGCAACGCCGCTTTGCCTTATCCGGCGGCGACGACTACGAACTCTGTTTTACTGCCGCTCCCGCAAGGCGGGAACAGGTATTGGCAGCCGCCAGCGGCGTTGGCGTCACCTGCATCGGCAAGATCGAAGCCCGTAGCGGGCTGCGCATTGTCGATCATGCAGGTCTGACGCTGATGCTCCCGATTACTTCATTCGACCATTTCCAATCATGA
- a CDS encoding NADP-dependent malic enzyme, which yields MDSIISKQEELRQQLRQAALEYHEFPTPGKISVTPTKLLTNQRDLALAYSPGVAAACEEIVADPANAFKYTARGNLVAVITNGTAVLGLGNIGPLASKPVMEGKGVLFKKFAGIDVFDIEVNETDPDKLCDIIAALEPTFGGINLEDIKAPECFYIERKLRDRMKIPVFHDDQHGTAIIVGAAILNGLKVVGKDLKKCKLVVSGAGAAALACLDLIVDLGFPIENIFVTDLAGVVYEGRVELMDPDKARFAQPTDARTLAEVIPGADIFLGLSAAGVLKPAMVKAMGPKPLVFALANPTPEILPEEVLAVRDDAIIATGRSDYPNQVNNVLCFPYIFRGALDCGATTISREMEIACVHAIADLAQAEQSDIVATTYGIDNLSFGPDYIIPKPFDPRLMMKIAPAVARAAELSGVASRPITDMAAYAAKLEQFVYHSGTFMRPMFAIAKKTPADKKRIIYAEGEEERILRAVQVVVDEELATPILVGRPEVLEQRIKKFGLRLRLNIDFEVINPNFDSRYRDYWQTFHAMTNRNGVTEQYAKLEMRRRHTLIGSMAIHKGDADGMICGTYGTTNLHLHYIDQVLGKREGVNVYAAMNGLILPNRQLVLVDTHVNENPTAEQLAEITILAAEEMRRFGLQPRVALLSHSNFGSHNSESAQKMRAVLKLVKAAAPDLEIDGEMHGDTALDKALLKKVMPDSTLTNDANLLVMPNLDAANISYNLLKTTVGNGVAIGPILLGCAKPVHILTPSATVRRIVNMTALCVVDAVSDR from the coding sequence ATGGATTCGATCATCAGCAAGCAGGAAGAACTTCGTCAACAACTTCGCCAGGCGGCGTTGGAGTATCACGAATTTCCCACCCCCGGCAAGATCAGCGTAACGCCGACCAAGCTGTTGACGAACCAACGCGATCTGGCGCTGGCGTACTCGCCCGGCGTCGCCGCGGCTTGCGAGGAAATCGTGGCCGATCCGGCCAATGCCTTCAAATACACTGCACGCGGCAATCTGGTGGCAGTGATCACCAACGGCACGGCCGTGCTCGGTCTGGGAAATATCGGCCCGCTGGCATCGAAGCCGGTGATGGAAGGCAAGGGCGTTCTGTTCAAGAAATTCGCCGGTATCGATGTGTTCGATATCGAAGTCAATGAAACCGACCCCGACAAGCTGTGCGACATCATTGCCGCACTGGAACCGACTTTCGGCGGTATCAATCTGGAAGACATCAAGGCTCCGGAATGCTTTTACATCGAACGCAAACTGCGCGACCGGATGAAAATTCCCGTCTTCCATGACGATCAGCACGGCACCGCGATTATCGTCGGCGCAGCCATCCTCAATGGCTTGAAAGTCGTTGGCAAGGATCTGAAGAAATGCAAACTGGTTGTGTCCGGCGCAGGCGCAGCAGCGCTGGCCTGCCTGGACCTGATCGTCGATCTCGGTTTCCCTATCGAAAACATTTTCGTCACCGATCTGGCTGGCGTGGTGTACGAAGGCCGTGTTGAATTGATGGATCCCGACAAGGCGCGTTTTGCGCAGCCTACCGATGCCCGCACGCTGGCAGAAGTGATTCCCGGCGCTGATATCTTCCTCGGTTTGTCTGCTGCCGGCGTACTCAAGCCGGCCATGGTCAAGGCCATGGGGCCTAAGCCGCTGGTGTTTGCTTTGGCTAACCCGACCCCGGAAATCCTGCCGGAAGAAGTGCTGGCCGTGCGCGACGACGCCATCATCGCCACCGGCCGTTCGGATTACCCGAACCAGGTCAATAACGTGTTGTGCTTCCCGTATATTTTCCGCGGCGCGCTCGATTGCGGCGCAACCACCATTTCGCGTGAAATGGAAATTGCCTGCGTGCACGCCATTGCCGATCTGGCGCAGGCGGAACAATCCGACATTGTCGCCACGACTTATGGCATCGACAACCTGTCTTTCGGCCCCGATTACATTATTCCCAAGCCTTTCGATCCACGGCTGATGATGAAGATTGCACCGGCAGTCGCGCGTGCAGCGGAATTGTCCGGTGTTGCTTCACGGCCGATCACCGACATGGCAGCCTATGCCGCCAAGCTGGAACAATTCGTTTATCACAGCGGCACTTTCATGCGGCCGATGTTCGCCATCGCCAAGAAAACACCGGCAGACAAGAAGCGCATCATTTACGCGGAAGGCGAAGAAGAGCGCATTCTGCGCGCCGTGCAAGTGGTAGTCGATGAAGAACTGGCCACGCCTATTCTGGTCGGTCGTCCTGAAGTGCTGGAACAGCGCATCAAGAAATTCGGTCTGCGTCTGCGCTTGAATATCGATTTTGAGGTAATTAATCCCAACTTCGACAGCCGCTACCGCGACTACTGGCAAACTTTCCATGCGATGACTAACCGCAACGGCGTCACCGAGCAATACGCCAAGCTGGAAATGCGCCGCCGCCACACCTTGATCGGGTCGATGGCGATCCACAAGGGCGACGCCGACGGCATGATTTGCGGTACCTACGGCACCACCAATCTGCATTTGCACTATATCGACCAGGTGCTCGGCAAACGTGAAGGCGTCAACGTCTACGCGGCGATGAATGGCTTGATTTTGCCGAACCGGCAGCTGGTGCTGGTTGACACGCACGTCAACGAAAACCCGACCGCCGAGCAATTGGCGGAGATCACCATTCTGGCGGCAGAAGAAATGCGCCGCTTTGGTTTGCAACCGCGCGTGGCCTTGCTCTCGCATTCGAATTTCGGCAGTCACAATAGTGAGTCGGCGCAAAAAATGCGCGCTGTGCTGAAGCTGGTAAAAGCCGCTGCCCCTGATCTGGAAATCGATGGCGAAATGCATGGCGATACGGCGCTGGACAAGGCATTGCTGAAAAAAGTCATGCCTGATTCAACGCTGACCAACGATGCCAATTTGCTGGTCATGCCTAATCTGGATGCCGCCAATATCTCTTACAACCTGTTGAAAACGACTGTCGGTAACGGCGTTGCCATCGGCCCTATCCTGCTCGGCTGCGCCAAGCCGGTGCATATCCTGACACCGTCAGCAACGGTGCGCCGGATCGTCAACATGACGGCACTGTGCGTTGTCGATGCGGTATCTGATCGTTAA
- a CDS encoding GMC family oxidoreductase has protein sequence MSDTTMKPVDVVIIGFGWTGAIMAKELTEAGLNVLALERGEYRDTYPDGAYPKTLDELTYLQRSKLFQNLNKGSFTFRHATTGIAVPYRQIGAFKPGTGVGGAGLHWSGQHWRVLPEELKLRSHYESRYGKKFIPEGMSIQDFGVTYEELEPHFDFVEKVFGTSGQAYLVDGKVVGEGNPFEANRSSHYALPPQKVPYTAHLFQKAAKEAGLHPFVEPSANASQPYTNPYGCQMGPCNFCGFCSGFACYNYSKASPNVNIMPALRAVSNFELRSNCNVLRINLDSSKKKAIGVTYVTADGKTVDQPAELVIASTFAYNNAHLFLVSGIGKPYDPIANEGVVGRNIAYQTMSTVQMFFPLDTNTNPFIGAGGTGVAVDDYNGDHFDHGPLGFVGGSPAWCNPAGVKPISGIPVPSGTPSWGQGWKKAVKDSYLNTVSFDVHGANMVYRDCYVDLDPTYTDQFGQKLLRFTFDWKDNDIKMSQYVTGKMLDVAKAMNPTSINVSVKKLGDHLDLRNYQTTHWAGGTAMGTDRKISVLNRYLQSWDVYNVFAVGSSVFPVGIGYNPTGLATALAYWSAKAIREQYLKDPRPLVDA, from the coding sequence ATGTCTGATACAACGATGAAACCGGTGGATGTCGTCATCATCGGTTTCGGCTGGACGGGCGCGATCATGGCCAAGGAACTGACTGAAGCCGGCCTGAACGTACTGGCGCTGGAGCGCGGCGAATATCGCGACACCTATCCAGACGGTGCGTATCCCAAAACGCTGGATGAGCTGACCTATCTGCAACGCAGCAAGCTATTCCAGAATCTCAACAAGGGCAGCTTCACTTTCCGCCATGCGACCACTGGCATCGCCGTACCGTATCGGCAAATCGGCGCATTCAAACCGGGTACTGGCGTCGGCGGTGCCGGGCTGCACTGGTCGGGCCAGCACTGGCGCGTACTCCCCGAAGAACTGAAGTTGCGCTCCCATTACGAGAGTCGCTACGGGAAAAAATTCATCCCGGAAGGCATGAGCATCCAGGATTTCGGCGTCACCTATGAAGAGCTGGAACCGCATTTCGATTTCGTTGAAAAGGTTTTCGGCACCTCGGGTCAGGCCTATCTGGTGGACGGCAAAGTGGTAGGCGAGGGTAATCCCTTTGAGGCGAACCGCTCCAGCCATTACGCGCTGCCGCCGCAAAAAGTGCCGTACACAGCGCATCTGTTCCAGAAAGCCGCCAAGGAGGCGGGCTTGCATCCCTTCGTCGAACCGTCGGCGAACGCGTCGCAACCGTATACCAATCCGTATGGCTGCCAAATGGGGCCCTGCAATTTTTGCGGTTTTTGCTCGGGCTTCGCCTGCTACAACTATTCCAAGGCCTCGCCCAACGTGAACATCATGCCGGCCTTGCGCGCAGTGTCGAATTTTGAACTGCGGTCCAATTGCAATGTGCTGCGCATCAACCTCGACAGCAGCAAGAAAAAAGCGATCGGTGTCACCTATGTCACGGCGGACGGCAAGACGGTCGATCAGCCGGCAGAGCTGGTTATTGCCAGCACCTTCGCTTATAACAACGCGCATCTGTTCCTGGTTTCAGGCATAGGCAAGCCGTATGACCCTATCGCCAACGAAGGTGTGGTCGGCCGCAACATCGCCTACCAGACCATGTCCACCGTACAGATGTTTTTCCCGCTCGATACCAATACCAATCCCTTCATCGGCGCTGGCGGTACCGGCGTAGCGGTCGACGACTACAACGGCGACCACTTCGACCACGGCCCGCTGGGCTTTGTCGGCGGCTCGCCCGCGTGGTGCAATCCGGCCGGTGTGAAGCCTATCTCCGGCATTCCGGTACCGAGCGGCACACCAAGCTGGGGTCAGGGCTGGAAAAAGGCAGTGAAAGACAGTTACCTCAACACCGTCTCCTTCGACGTGCATGGCGCCAACATGGTGTACCGCGACTGCTATGTCGATCTCGATCCGACCTACACCGACCAGTTTGGTCAGAAACTATTGCGCTTCACCTTCGACTGGAAAGATAACGACATCAAGATGAGCCAGTACGTCACCGGCAAGATGCTTGATGTAGCAAAAGCCATGAATCCGACTTCCATCAACGTCTCTGTCAAAAAGCTCGGCGATCACCTCGACCTGCGCAACTATCAGACGACGCACTGGGCCGGTGGCACCGCCATGGGTACCGACCGCAAGATCAGCGTACTCAACCGCTACCTGCAAAGCTGGGACGTCTACAACGTCTTTGCCGTCGGGTCCAGCGTGTTCCCCGTAGGCATCGGTTACAACCCGACCGGTCTGGCTACGGCGCTGGCCTACTGGTCAGCCAAAGCGATCCGCGAGCAGTACCTGAAAGATCCCCGTCCACTGGTCGATGCCTGA
- a CDS encoding DctP family TRAP transporter solute-binding subunit, with product MSALLVLSAGTQAQQAAPTAQQPIILKFSHVVAASSSKGKAADYFKKIVEERTQNRVKVEVYPNGQLYKDKEELEALQLGSVQMLAPTFGKFGPMGLREFEVFDLPYLFDDLPQARKVTQGPIGRALLKKLDAKGLAGLAMLDDGFMQWTANKPILVPADMKGLKIRIQSSKVIDARVRAVGALPQVMSFTEVYQGLQSGSIDGQENPASVIFSSRLNEVQKYMTISDHGYHGYVLLSNKKFWDGLPPDIRTIMDGAVKDTTAYFDTNSQKENDDALEEIRKSGKTRITTLTPAEKQEWKKVMFKVHAEMADRIGKDLIRSIYKEIGYTTTK from the coding sequence ATGAGCGCTCTGCTGGTATTGAGCGCCGGCACACAAGCACAGCAAGCGGCGCCCACCGCGCAGCAGCCCATCATTCTCAAATTCAGCCACGTCGTTGCCGCCTCCAGCTCGAAAGGCAAGGCTGCCGACTATTTCAAGAAAATTGTCGAGGAGCGCACGCAGAACCGCGTCAAGGTCGAGGTCTATCCAAACGGACAACTTTACAAAGACAAGGAAGAACTGGAAGCGCTGCAGCTCGGCTCCGTACAAATGCTCGCGCCGACCTTCGGTAAATTCGGGCCGATGGGCTTACGCGAATTTGAGGTGTTCGATTTGCCCTATCTGTTCGACGATTTGCCGCAAGCACGCAAAGTGACCCAAGGCCCCATCGGCCGTGCGCTGCTGAAAAAACTGGACGCGAAAGGATTAGCCGGTCTGGCCATGCTCGACGATGGCTTCATGCAATGGACTGCCAATAAGCCCATTTTGGTTCCGGCTGACATGAAGGGGCTGAAAATTCGTATCCAGTCGTCCAAGGTGATTGATGCGCGTGTTCGTGCCGTGGGCGCATTGCCGCAAGTGATGTCGTTTACCGAGGTCTATCAGGGCTTGCAGAGCGGCTCGATTGACGGCCAGGAAAATCCGGCCTCGGTCATTTTTTCTTCGCGTCTTAATGAAGTGCAGAAATACATGACGATTTCCGACCACGGGTATCACGGCTATGTATTGCTATCGAACAAGAAGTTCTGGGACGGATTGCCGCCCGATATCCGTACCATCATGGATGGCGCGGTCAAGGACACGACTGCCTACTTCGATACCAACTCGCAAAAAGAGAACGACGATGCGCTGGAAGAAATCAGGAAAAGCGGAAAAACCCGCATCACGACTCTGACTCCGGCTGAAAAACAAGAGTGGAAAAAAGTCATGTTCAAGGTCCACGCCGAAATGGCCGACCGCATCGGCAAGGACTTGATCCGCTCGATTTACAAAGAAATCGGCTATACGACGACTAAATAA
- a CDS encoding cytochrome c, translated as MKIQLTLTLARATGMATAALGLSLAAALTWAAPADQQQIKQGEYLARVGDCIACHSAVGGKPFAGGLALGTPIGKVYSTNITPDPKNGIGEWSFDDFDKLMRTGVTKAGYTVYPAMPYPSYSRLSAADMQALYAYFMHGVTPETTPNKAADIPWPLSMRFPLTFWRWAFAPTPQPHVPPAGSETAVLRGAYLVEGLGHCGACHTARAVTMQETALTGLGHSDYLAGGAAIDGWSAPSLRNEHGGGLARWSEGDIVDFLKTGRNSHTASFGPMNDVVRHSMQYLTDTDLASVATYLKSLPASNNAAAFVADPKVGQALFLGKADTSGAMLYLNKCAGCHRSDGAGNGKAFPALAGNALLQNADATSTINIILSGGAVPSTHTAPSSLTMAPYADQLNDEQVAQVVNFVRTSWGNRGSTTTAEQVAKIRKIAVPVKGAGEAAFAAGRPDAMPVKRPALQ; from the coding sequence ATGAAAATTCAACTGACACTGACACTGGCCCGCGCGACCGGCATGGCAACCGCTGCGCTGGGTTTGAGCCTGGCCGCGGCACTCACCTGGGCGGCGCCAGCCGACCAGCAACAGATCAAGCAGGGCGAATATCTGGCCCGCGTTGGCGATTGCATTGCCTGCCATAGTGCGGTCGGCGGCAAACCCTTCGCCGGCGGTCTGGCGCTAGGCACGCCCATCGGCAAGGTCTACTCGACCAACATCACGCCTGATCCTAAAAACGGCATCGGCGAATGGAGTTTCGACGACTTCGACAAACTGATGCGCACCGGCGTCACCAAGGCTGGCTACACCGTGTATCCGGCCATGCCATACCCGTCGTATTCGCGCCTGAGCGCGGCCGACATGCAGGCCTTGTATGCCTATTTCATGCATGGCGTGACGCCGGAAACGACGCCGAACAAGGCGGCCGACATTCCCTGGCCGCTGTCGATGCGCTTTCCTCTGACGTTCTGGCGCTGGGCCTTTGCGCCCACGCCGCAGCCGCATGTGCCGCCAGCCGGGAGCGAAACGGCGGTGCTGCGCGGTGCCTATCTGGTCGAAGGTCTGGGCCATTGCGGTGCTTGCCACACGGCGCGTGCCGTCACCATGCAGGAAACCGCGTTGACCGGTCTTGGTCACAGCGATTATCTGGCCGGTGGTGCTGCCATCGATGGCTGGAGCGCGCCGTCCCTGCGCAACGAACATGGCGGTGGACTGGCACGCTGGAGCGAAGGGGATATCGTCGACTTCCTGAAGACCGGGCGCAACAGCCACACGGCATCGTTCGGCCCGATGAATGACGTGGTTCGCCACTCCATGCAATACCTGACCGATACCGATCTGGCCAGCGTCGCGACGTATCTGAAGTCGCTGCCGGCCAGCAATAACGCAGCGGCCTTTGTGGCCGATCCCAAAGTCGGACAGGCACTCTTCCTTGGTAAAGCCGATACGTCCGGTGCGATGTTGTACCTGAACAAGTGCGCAGGCTGTCATCGTTCGGATGGTGCGGGCAACGGCAAAGCGTTCCCAGCGCTGGCGGGTAATGCGCTTCTGCAAAATGCCGATGCCACTTCGACCATCAACATCATCCTGTCTGGCGGTGCCGTACCGAGTACCCATACGGCACCGTCGTCGCTGACCATGGCGCCGTATGCCGACCAGTTGAACGACGAACAGGTGGCGCAGGTCGTTAATTTTGTGCGGACTAGCTGGGGCAACCGCGGCTCGACGACGACGGCGGAGCAGGTGGCAAAAATTCGCAAGATCGCCGTGCCGGTGAAGGGCGCGGGTGAAGCAGCGTTTGCGGCAGGTCGCCCGGACGCGATGCCGGTCAAGCGGCCGGCACTGCAATAA
- the tcdA gene encoding tRNA cyclic N6-threonylcarbamoyladenosine(37) synthase TcdA, producing MNLPTSPTLVVPAADDIDFDRRFGGIARLYGAAGLERLRHAHVCVVGVGGVGSWVVEALARSAVGAITMIDLDNLAESNINRQIHALTDTLGQAKVSALHARIRQINPRCQVTEIEDFLTAENIPSMVPPGRFDFVIDAIDDVRAKVALIAYCRTNKVPLITIGSAGGQIDPTRIELRDLSRTEQEPLLAKVRKRLRSEHGFSRGSKNNFGIAAVFSSEPLRFPETEVCAVDGVAAVPDAVTGLNCAGFGSAMVVTASFGLIAAAHVLAKIAAGAAVLPELPATAADEA from the coding sequence ATGAACCTGCCCACATCCCCCACTCTTGTTGTACCTGCTGCCGACGACATCGATTTCGACCGGCGTTTTGGCGGCATTGCGCGTTTGTACGGCGCGGCCGGACTGGAGCGCTTGCGGCATGCGCATGTCTGCGTGGTGGGAGTGGGCGGCGTCGGCTCCTGGGTGGTGGAAGCGCTGGCGCGCAGCGCCGTGGGGGCGATTACCATGATTGACCTCGACAATCTGGCGGAATCGAATATCAACCGTCAGATCCACGCCTTGACCGATACCTTGGGTCAGGCCAAAGTCAGCGCGCTGCACGCACGGATACGTCAGATCAATCCGCGTTGTCAGGTCACGGAAATTGAAGATTTTCTGACGGCGGAAAATATCCCTTCCATGGTTCCACCGGGGCGATTCGATTTCGTCATCGACGCCATCGACGACGTCCGCGCCAAGGTGGCGCTGATTGCCTATTGCCGCACGAATAAAGTGCCGTTGATCACTATCGGCAGCGCAGGCGGGCAGATCGATCCGACCAGAATCGAGTTGCGCGATTTGTCCCGTACCGAGCAGGAGCCTTTGCTGGCCAAGGTGCGCAAGCGCTTGCGCAGCGAGCATGGCTTTTCGCGCGGGAGTAAGAACAATTTTGGTATTGCCGCCGTGTTTTCCAGCGAGCCTTTGCGCTTTCCTGAGACCGAGGTGTGTGCGGTCGATGGCGTAGCGGCAGTGCCGGATGCTGTGACGGGATTGAACTGCGCCGGATTCGGCTCGGCGATGGTGGTGACGGCCAGTTTCGGCCTGATTGCCGCCGCGCATGTGCTGGCGAAAATCGCAGCAGGGGCGGCGGTCTTGCCGGAGTTGCCTGCCACTGCTGCGGATGAGGCATGA
- a CDS encoding CinA family protein codes for MDHRNNLAARLGDALNTRKLVLTTAESCTGGGVAQAITDIAGSSAWFDCGFVTYSNASKNELLDIPEALIAQHGAVSEEIAAAMAEGALANSSANVSLSTTGIAGPGGAVPGKPVGTVCFAWTIGDRTQTERLVFDGDRQSVREQSVLHAMQGLLKRLTSAQS; via the coding sequence ATGGACCATCGGAACAATCTCGCCGCCCGCCTGGGCGACGCACTCAACACCAGAAAACTGGTACTGACCACCGCTGAATCCTGCACTGGCGGCGGCGTCGCGCAAGCGATCACCGACATCGCCGGCTCCTCCGCATGGTTCGACTGCGGTTTTGTCACCTATTCCAATGCGTCAAAAAATGAATTGCTGGATATCCCAGAAGCCCTGATCGCGCAGCATGGGGCGGTCAGCGAAGAGATTGCGGCTGCGATGGCCGAAGGCGCGCTGGCCAACAGCAGCGCCAACGTGTCGCTCTCGACCACCGGCATTGCCGGGCCAGGCGGTGCTGTCCCGGGCAAACCGGTCGGCACAGTGTGCTTCGCCTGGACCATAGGCGACCGCACGCAGACAGAAAGATTGGTGTTCGACGGTGACCGTCAGTCAGTCAGAGAGCAATCGGTACTGCATGCCATGCAGGGCTTATTGAAACGGCTGACGTCGGCGCAGTCTTAA